Genomic window (Saccharothrix australiensis):
TTTCCTGGTCAACGTCGGCACCTTCTCCGTCTACCCGTACCTGGCGGTCCTGCTGCGCGACCGGTTGGGCGTCGGCATGGCGCAGGTCGGCGTGGTCCTCGGGGCCGCCACGCTGGTGCAGTTCGCCGGCGCGCCGTTCACCGCCGCGTTCGCCGAGCGCGTCGGGCTGAAGCGGTGCCTGCTGCTGGCCGCGTCCCTGTACTGCCTCGGCGCGGCGACCTACCTGGCGGGCGCGGGCAGCCCGGCGCTGACGGTGGTCGCCCTGTTCGTCTCCTGCGGCGCGGGGTCGCTCTACTCGCCCTCCTACCGCGGCTACCTGGTGCACTCGGCGACGGCCGAGCAGCGCCCGCGGCTGGTGTCCGCGGGCAACGCCGCCGGCAACCTCGGCATCGCGCTCGGGCCGGTGGTCGGCGCGCTGTTCCTGTCCGACCCGAGCCGGCTGTTCGCCGTGAACACCGTGCTCTACGCGGTGCTGGCGGTCGGCCACTGCTTCCTGCGCCCGGAGCGGGCCACCGACGACCGGCCCGCCGTCGAGCCGTTCCGGCGGGTGCTGCGCGGCCTGGCCGGGTTGCCCTTCGCCGTCACCGTGCTGACCCACTACCTGTACATGCAGTTCTACCAATACCT
Coding sequences:
- a CDS encoding MFS transporter, producing MGTRVSAGTGDRRRGQAAGWGGGLTGAQLSLLTCGFLVNVGTFSVYPYLAVLLRDRLGVGMAQVGVVLGAATLVQFAGAPFTAAFAERVGLKRCLLLAASLYCLGAATYLAGAGSPALTVVALFVSCGAGSLYSPSYRGYLVHSATAEQRPRLVSAGNAAGNLGIALGPVVGALFLSDPSRLFAVNTVLYAVLAVGHCFLRPERATDDRPAVEPFRRVLRGLAGLPFAVTVLTHYLYMQFYQYLSPFAEGRVPTAVYGLVMMGYSLGLVAVQPLVARWVGRVRYPVAMAIGFSCMALGMAAFAGGRAVGLALGVAAMSVGNAVLFLKNDLAALEGSRRSATVTFGQQRLAVGVGALLGGVLGGAVYGLFERAGVLQVFWLVVAAQCALLPPLVPAVARRLRRSA